GTAGGAAGATGAAGAGTCAACCAAAGGCAGCAGGCAAGGCGGCCTCCAAACTAATCAGCGAAAGGATTGCCGAGTTGGGGGACTGGAGAGGCGATACACTAGCAAGGATGCGCGCCCTCATCAGGGAGGCCGACCCTGATGTTGTGGAAGAGTGGAAGTGGATGGGGACCCCGATATGGTCCCATGACGGGGGCATCTGCACGGGAGAGTCGTACAAGTCGATAGTGAAGCTGACCTTCTTTAAGGGCGCTTCCTTGAAAGATCCTGCCAAGCTCTTCAACTCGAGCCTTGACGGGAACGCAAGGCGCGCCATCGACATTCACGAGGGTGAGGAGATTGACGCGAATGCGTTCAAGGCGCTCATCCGCGCGGCCGTCGCTCTCAATACTTCTGGCGGAAAGAAATGAACTCCCCAAAATTCAATTCAGTTGAGGAATATTTAGCCTCACTGGACCCTACGAAAGAAAGGACCCTCAGGTCCGTAATTGATTTGATTCTTACCCAATTTCCGGAACTAGAGTCCAAAATTTCCTGGAACGTACCTACCATCCACCGGAATGGGAAGTATGTAGTTGGCGTTTGTGCCTACAAGCATCATCTAACATTTTCACCCTGGAGTTCTCGTGTAATTGAAGACTTTAAGGTGAGGTTGGGGAAGTTTGTGGTATTGAAGAACTGCTTTCAGGTCCCTGTCGATTGGGAAATCGATAGAGAATTAGTGAAGGATTTGGTCCGGGCCAGACTAGCCGAGCTGGATTAGTCTCCCTCGAGTTTTTTAGATCCACGCTAGCATTGTCTGCGTTCTTTTTTTACGTGGTGAACATCCTCGCCTTCGTCAACCAACCTCCTTGGCACATCAAGGCAGTCATCATCGCTGTTTTCAGTATTCCGGCGGTTGTATTCCTTCTGCTCGGAGCTTTCTTCCGAGGCTTCAGTCACACGCGACGCGATACAGGCATTGTCTTGCTGAGTGCTTCAGCCCTTTCTGCGCTCGCGATGCTTTCGTTCTTCTGCGTTTGGGCGTCTCCCGACATGGCAAGGTATTTTTCCGCAGACATATTTCATTTCTTTAGCGACACTGTATCTGGCATTGTTTGCCTCAGCTTTTATGTCCTCATTGGATTTGGCTTACTATTCATTCCCCACCAAAGCGCCTAACCATGCGATGCAGCTAACAGGCTCCGCCTGTAGCTGATCTTGTTCTCGTTATGCCACCTGCGCCCGCAAAAGGCTCGGAGTTGACGTACCTACGCGGTGTAGCTACACTCGTTCGCGTGCGATTCGAATGGGACGAGAGGAAGCGGCAGTCGAACCTTGAAAAGCACGGCGTCGACTTCGCTGACCTCGATCCTATTTTTGCGGGTGACACGGTGACGGTTTTGGATGACCGCTTTGACTACGGCGAGCATCGCTTCGTTACGTTTGCGTTGCTCCAAGGCGTCGTCCTGGCCATCGCCCACACTGAAACTGACGAGGTGATCCGATATATCTCGGCATGACGAGCGACGAGCTATGAGGAAGAAGGCTACTACAAAGAAATTGGGCAGTGATTTCAAGCGGTTGTCAGCCATGACTGATGACGAGATCGATACTCGCGACATTCCGCAGGTAACGCCGGAACAGTTCGCACGAGCGATTGTGCGACGCGGTCTTGAGTCGGTTCCACCCAAGGCGCAGTTGACAATACGGGTCGATCTCGAAGTGCTGGATTGGTTCCGCAAGCAGGGGCGAGGCTACCAGACTCGGATCAATGCGCTATTGCGAGCGTACATGGAAGCTCACAAGAAAGACGTGGCCTAACTCCCAGGGTGGACCGAAGCGCGCGACCGAGTGTTGACATGAACCTTGAATGTTACACGCGCGCTCGGTCACCCGAACGTTAGCCCGTCCAAACAGCAGTCGTTCGGAGGATTTCAACTCAATCGAGGAGGATGCCAATGAAGTACATGATCAGCTGGTTCGAACGCCCGCAAGGTTCGCCTGCGGAGTACGAGAATGCCCAGAAGCGGATACTCGAGGTGTTCGGTCAATGGAAGGCGCCCGCCGGATTCAAGATCGAGCTGTTCGTAGTGCGAGTGGGCGAGTGGGGTGGGCACGTGTTAGTGGACTGCGACGATCCGTTGGCCGTTCACAAGTTCTGCTCGACGTACCCGGCTTTCGAATTCCAGGCGCGCCCCGTGATTGCCGTCGAAGACGCAGTCCGGGTCGAACTCGAAGCCATCGCCTGGCGCGACGGGCTGAAGCGCAGCTGACATCCGACAAGATCTCATCGGACAGGCCGCAATGCGTTCGCGAGCCAGCCTGTGTGCCGGCATGCGTATGGTGCTTCTTTAGCACGCCGTGCCGGGTGACGTGGAGCATTGAAGGCGGCGATGAGTTCGAGTACGAGAACGTGATAACCACACAATTCGCGTCTGCCGAGCGACGGCCGCGGGCTAACAACTAGCGGTTGCATCGGAGCCCGCGCCGCTGAGACAGTCCGTTTCATTCAGGGCCGTGGCGCGGGCCCCGGTGAACCTGATCGTTAGACCCGCTGAAATGCGGCGGTGATTAGGATGATATGATTGAGAAGACATTCAAACATGCGTCGGCATCAGAAGCTGGTGATTACTATCAAGTCTCTTTTGATGACGGCGATGACTATGAAGCCAAGGACATCGGCGGCCGATATTTCCTAATCCAACAGTTTGAATTCCCCGATGATGGCACTCCATGCTGCACCTCGATCAACCTAATCGGAAGTTGTGCCGTCCCACTTAACCAGCTACAGCTCGCCATTCAACACGATGTTGTCAGTCAGCCGCGTCGCGCCGATGTACCCGGCCAGCGACACCAGCGTGGGAGAGACGGCAGAAATCGTATCCACTGGATCCAGTCGTTCAGTATCCGTGATCCCAACGTAGTCGATGCGAGCGAGCGGCTCAGCTTCGATCATCGACCGCATTGAAGCAACCAGTCGCGCAGCATCCCGCTCGCCTCCATTGCAAAGTGATTGGCAGCGCTCCAGCGCACGGCGCAGCACGATCGCGGCCTTTCGTTCTTCGGTAGACAGATTAACGTTCATCGGTGACAGCGCTAGCCCGTCCTCTTCCCTCACCGTAGGGCAAACAACTATCTCAACATCCATTGCAAGCTCTCGGACCATTCGCTTCACGATGACGACCTGTTGGGCGTCTTTGCGTCCAAAGAATGCGAAATGAGGGTGGACGATGTTGAGCAGCTTGTTCACCACAGTCGTGGCCTCGCGAAAATGACCGGGCAGGCGTGCCCCCTCGAGCTTTTCACTCAGCCCTTCGACTGTCACGAAAGTTGAAAAGCCTTGCGCAAACATGTCCTCCGCGGCAGCCGCGAAGATAAGATCGACTCCGCGAGTAAAGGCCAACTCAGCATCGCGGGCGAGATCCACACGGGGTTCCTCCGAGCCTTCATCCGAGCCTTCATCAGATCGGGGGTCAAGACAGATCGAAACAATCACCGCTTCACACAACTCTCGCGCCCGGCTCATAAGCGATAGATGCCCTTCGTGAAGCGCGCCTCTGGTAGGCACGAGGCCGATGCGCGTTCCTTTGCTTCGCAGCTCGCGACTGGTGGACACCATTCTGGGAATCCGATTTATTATTTCCATAAGAACTTGTGAGCCGATTGACGCGTCGGGAGTAATACCTGTGCGATCGATGATCTGGATGCCGCTGAGTGATCCTGCTGGCAAACTTTCCAGCGATGATCGCGGCGACTTAGCCGTCGCTGCTTGATTATATTGGATTGGGTTTTGTTTGCAAATTTCCGGTACATCGATCTCATACTCTGGGGGTGATTAGGAGTGGAACGACCAGAAAAGTGTCTTGCGCGAATCCCACCCACTGGCAGTCGGTGGAAAGCCGCATGGATACCATCGGGCTTTAGCCGATGGAGCTTCAACTTCAGCCTAACAAGACGTGCGTGCCCCAGATACCATCGGGCTTTAGCCGATGGAGCTTCAACTTCAGCCTAACGTACCAGGAAGAGAAGCACATTCCTTCCATCTGTAACGGCTGAAATTGAAACTCCATCGGCTAAAGCCCGATGGTATCCTGGAGCCGCAAGTCGTCTGTTAGGCTAAAGCTGAAACTCCATCGGCTAAAGCACGATGGTATCCCCTCGAATCCGCATCGTCTGCCGCCTTGGTTCCAGGAGCTGAAACTCCATCGGCTAAAGCACGATGGTATCCAGCCAGGCATCTTCAGTGACGCGTGTTAGAATCAGGCGCCCGGAGAGTCAGGCGCCTGGATGTTGCCCACTCAAGAAACCGGAAGACTGATGTAGGACAACGAGCGACTGGTCACTCTTTATGAAACTCTCGATCCCCATTCCTCTCACCTTCAACTTCAAACGCACCGCGATCAGTCACGGCTGGTATGACCTGCCGCCCTTCGAGCTAGACAAGAGCAACTGGACGCTCTCAAGAGTCATCGATCTCGGCAAAGCCCGGCCCCTCACCGTCGCAATCTCCGAAGGCCGTCGAGCCGTCAAGGTCAACCTCGGGCGCAGCGTTGGACTGCGCGCGATTGAAAAGATCACTCGCGACGTGAGGCACATGCTCAGGCTCGACGACGATATGACGCGCTTCTACGACGCGGTAGCACGCGATCCTGATTTTTCGTGGATCGCAAACTCCGGCGCCGGGCGAATGCTTAGAGCGCCTACCGTGTTTGAAGACCTGGTGAAGATGATCTGTACGACCAACTGTTCCTGGGCGCTCACCGACAAGATGATCAATGGACTTGTCGCCGCGCTGGGTCGCGAGTCAAACGACGGCCGCCGCGCGTTTCCAACGCCGGAAGCGATGGCTTCGGCGACTGAAGCGTTCTACCGCGAAGAAGTTCGAGCGGGCTATCGAGCGCCTTACTTGAAGGAACTTGCCGAGCGCGTGGTGGGCGGAGACATAGACGCTGAGAGTTGGCTGACAAGCGAGCTGGCCACGGCCGAGCTGAAGCGCGAGATAAAGCGCGTCAAAGGCGTAGGCGATTATGCCGCGGAGAACATCTTGAAACTTGTGGGCCGTTACGACGGTCTCGCGCTCGATTCATGGGTTCGAGGCAAGTTCGCTCGCATTCGCAACGGCGCGCGCAAAACTTCAGACCAAAAGATCGAGCGATACTACTCGCGATTCGATGAATGGCGCGGGCTGGCCCTGTGGTGTGATATGACTCGCGACTGGTTGGAAGACGACGAGCGTCCGCTGAAGTGGTGACGTAGCGCATCTCAAGCAGGCTCTTTGCCGGTCTTCAGCCGAGAGGAAGGGCAGTACTTTTCTAAAACGCATTTCTCGCACAGGGGCTTGCGGGCTTTGCATATTTGCCGCCCGTGATAGATCAGCAGGTGCGAGAAATCAATCCAGTCTTTCTTTGGGACAATCTCCACAAGGTCGCGCTCGATCTTCTCAGGCTGCTTATTTGTGGTGAGGCCGAGCCGCTGTGACAACCGCGATACGTGAGTGTCGACAACGATGCCGCTCGCGATTCCGAATGCGTTCCCGAGCACCACGTTCGCCGTCTTGCGAGCCACACCCGGAAGCTCCAGGAGTTCTTCAATCGTTTCGGGGACCCGGTCGCCCTTCTCGCTCAGGACCCTGCAAACGCCCTGAATCGATTTCGTCTTGTTGCGAAAGAACCCGGTGGTGCGAACGTCGTCCTGAAGCTCGCTGGTGGGAACCTTCAAGTAGTCGGCACACGAGCGGTACTTCCTGAACAGATCGGCGGTGACGATGTTGACGCGCAGATCGGTGCATTGAGCCGAGAGTATCGTTGCGATCAACAGCTCGAGCGGATTGCTGTGGTTCAAGCTGCACTTCGCGTCGGGATATGCCTTCTTGAGACGCGAGATGATCTTGCGTGCGTGCTCTTTCTCTTGCTTGCTCGCCAATCTTTGACCTCGCGGTTTGCGCTATCGAGCTATCGATCAAACGGGTACGAAATCGGTGCGAATCCGTCAACCCCGTGTGATCGGTGGTCTATGAGTTCGTAATAATCGCATTGCCAGCGCCGCATAGACCACGGATGACACTGATTCGGCCGATTTGCGCGGATACCTCCATCATTAGTGAAGCGCATGCATCAAACCCTGTCGGGCGGGACAACGAGTACGTGGCGTTGTACCGTCGCCACCACTTGAAGCATCACGTCGTTGAGTTTGAAACGACTTCGAGAGCCCGGGCCATGAGCGCCGATGACTATCAGATCATGATCTCCCGCCGCGGCCTCGGCCAGTATTCCGGCAATGGGAGTCGCCGCGCTCCTGATTCGCACTTCGCATTCAACATCGATTGCCTTTAGCGTCGCCGCCGCGCGATCCAGGTGACTGCGCGCGAGCGGAGTCACTTCCCCCGATTCCCTTGCTACGTACAGCAACGTGACCTTTGCTCCCACGCGTCGCGCCAATCGTCCGCCCACACGGACATCGCTCTTGCCGGGCTCGCCTGCCGCCGTGCAAATCAATACGCGATCGAGACGGGTCCGCTCTCCCTTCGCGATGAGCACTGGAATATCCGCGTGCCGCAGCACGGTCATCAAGGTTTCACCTAGCTGCCGCGCCATCGCTCTGGCTTCGAGCACAGGGATTCGCGAAGGCCGCGACCGCGCGCGAGCCGTCATCACCAACATTTCGTAAAGCGATGCAGCTTGCTCGGCAGCGATCTGTTCCGCTGCATTCCCGAAGCGGACGCGCAGCGCGGCTTCAGCCAATGACTCGGCTTTCACCCGCTCGGTGAGCTTCGCTCGCAAGGCCTCGGCTTTGTCCGGGTCCTCCGCTACGGCCAATACCGTTATCGAACCTCGCAATCGCTCGGCGAGCAAGCGGGTGATCGCAAGCGGCGCCGTCGAGCCTTCACCCGGATCGCACGCGAGCAAGTGCGCGTCGGGTTGATCCAGAATCGTCCACGCCCGCACGCCAACCCACACTTCCTTTCCGTTGACCTGAACCTCGGATGGCAAGGTCGCATCGATCAGCAAACACTCTTCGCCGAACGGCGGCGGTGGAGCAAGCTGCCGCGTTCCGGCGGGCCTGGGCAATCTCACTCGCACGCGGCGCAACGGTCCGGCAAAACTTTCTTCGATGATCGTCCCTTTCCCTACCACGGGCGCCTCTGGAGGCGAAACATCCGAGTCGAGGACCACCTGCTCCGGGCGGAAAAGCAACTGCACGCGCGCGCCTTCGTCGTGTGGGCTCTCGACAGGTATAGGCAGGGTGAGAGAGCCGAATCGCGCTTGTCCCTGTTCAGCTCGACCGACCAGCACCGTTCCTGCGCCGAGGAACGTGGCCGCGAACAAAGACCGTGGACGCGCATATAAAGCTTCGCTCGCGCCGACCTCGAGCAGCCGGCCGCGTTCGAGCACTCCGATGCGGTCGGCCAGCTCGAATGCTTCTTCCTGGTCGTGGGTGACGAGAATGGTTGCCACGCCGAGCCGCTGTTGAATCTCCTTCAGGCTGCGTCTTAGCTGCGAACGAATCTTGACGTCCAACGCGCCGAACGGTTCGTCCAGCAACAGCACATTCGGTTCATAAACCAGCGCGCGGGCAAGCGCGACGCGCTGTTGTTGGCCCCCCGAGAGCTGATGCGCATAGCGGCCGCCCATTCCTGCGAGCCCAACCAGCTCCAGCAACTGCTCTCGACGCCGAGTGCGCTCCTCCCTTGGCGTCTTTCGGATTCGCAGTCCAAACTCGATGTTCTCTGCAACGGTCATGTGACGGAAGATCGAGTAGTTTTGAAAGACGAATCCGGCGCCCCGCTTCTGCGGCGGCAAATGAGTTACATCCGTTCCGTGCAGCAATATCCTTCCGCTGGTGGGCTGGTTCAAGCCTGCGATCATTCGCAACACCGTGCTCTTGCCGCTCCCGCTCGACCCGAGCAGCACGAACAACTCCTTATCCGCCACTTCCAGCGAGACGTTGTCGACCACCCACTGATTACCGTAGCGCTTCGATATTTCTTCAAGAACAATTGACATCGAAATCCTGGAAAACGATTAAGGCTGAATGATGAACGATGAAGCCATCATTCAATTCAGCCTTCACTATTCATACTTCAGCATCGCTCAAAACGCCACTTGAACGCGGCTGAGAACGACGAAAAAGTTTCTATCGCCGGGTTTGGGCGAGCGCGCCGGATCTTTGAATCGCTCAAAACCGATGTCGAGCATGTATCGCACGTAGCGGTTCATATACCAGTTCGGGCCGAAGTAAAACGACTCTGCGCGATTCGACTTCGCCGTGCTGTCAGCGATCTGAAGGTTGGCATATCGGAACTTCAACTCCCACGCGCCAAAACGGTGCAAGCCTTTTCCGTCGCTGAACAGGTTATGCTTTGGCGTAAGCGTTCCGGCTTCGGGTTTATCTTCGCCGGTCAGCATGTAAGTGAACTGCGCCGTATACCCTTTAGCGACGACGCCCGGAAGGTTTCGGCCGGCGACGCCGAGGTTGTCACGGCGCTGATTCGTTTGATCATACTCGGCGCGGATAACTGCGGGTCCGAGCAGCCAGGTCATCTCGCCGTTTGCCCGAATGTATTTTCCATTGATCGTATCGGGAGTGAAGAAGCTGAAGCTCCGGCTTTCGGTTTGCCCTCGCACACTTGTGCCTCCCAGGCTGCGACCTTGAGTAAACGCGCCGCCAAAGATGAATCCTTTGCTGATGAAACCCTTCCCGTTTCTCCAGGGAGCGAATCGCAAACGAATCGCGGTTTCGGGAGTTCCGTTGTTATTATTCGCGAGCAGCCCTTTGCCGTTGAAGGCGCCGATATAGTACTCGAACTCCCCAGTTTGGATGATCTCGTCTTTCGTCCAGTTTAGAGTACCCCAAGCCATCAAGCCGGGACTACGACTTGGCACGAGGTTATTCACCATCGAACGCTCGACGAAATCCTGAAAGCTGTCGGTTCTAATCTCCTCCTGGCTGATGGGCACCCGGAATTGCCCGAAGCGAAGTTGAAACTCATCGATGCGATGAATGTTCACATAGAAGTCTCGCAGCAAAGTGCCGCTCGTGTCGGCGAAGTCGCCTTCGAGTTTGAAATCGAAGTAGCGCGCTACTTTGCCTTCCGCCGCTAATCGGGCGCGCCGGATCAGAAAAGTGTTAGGAGGATGATCGCCCGATTGATAAGCGCGGCCATCGAGTTGCGCGTATCCTCCAATATAAGTCTCGAAGCTGCTGTCAGCGCTGCGCAGAAAGGCATGATTCCTATCCCACCCTGCAACGACTGCCGGCTTATCTTGAGCCTTCGCCTGGCTCGCGGCAGGCGCATCCTTGGGCGCCTGGCCGGCTTGGAGCGATGCGGTGCGAAGGTCCGCGGATACGCCGACAGTTCCATCGAGTCCCGTTGAGGACACCGCCGCTGCCGCTCGCGCTTTACCGTCCGTTTCGTCGAGGCGCTTTTGAATAGTCGCCAGCGCGCGCTGCTGCTGTTCAATGAGCGCTTGAAGCTGTTTCACTTGTGATTTCAACTGCTCCATTTCTGACGCCCCGCTCGTGTCGCTTTGCTGTTCCGGCTTTTGATTCGAAACTGCCGGCGCTTCTGACTTGTTCGCTTGCGCCTGCGCTGAAGCCAGCGGGACAAGCAGCGCGAAGATCGCGAGGAGCAGATGAAAGAGGGATGGCTTTCTATCGAAGTTCATAAGGCTCTCCTTGTTTCCATGAATGGGTTCTCGGCGCAGTCGTTGAGGACCAAGGCTTAAAGGATGCGTGTATGTTCGGTTCGCTTCTTGAGAAACTCGATCCCCATCAAGATGACGAACGATATCGCCGCCAGCAGCACCGCCATTGCGTTCGCGCCGACGTAGTTGCGGTCATCAAGCGATCGGTAGATGAAAAGAGTGGACGTTTCGGTCAAGCGGCTCACGCCGCCGCTTACAACCAGGACCGCGCCGATCTCGCCGACCGCGCGCGCAAAGGTGAGCGACACACCATAGAGCAATCCCCAGCGTATCGCCGGCACGGTGACATGCCAGAAGGTCTGCAGCCGGCTCGCACCGATGGTTAATGCCGCGTCTTCTTGATCGAGACTGACCTGGCTCAAGACCGGCGCGACTTCGCGTATCACGAACGGCAAAGATATGAAGATCGTCGCAAGCAGAATCCCGGGCAAAGCAAAGACTACCTTGATTCCGAGCGCGTCCGTTAAAGGGGTAAGCCATCCGGTCCTGCCAAACAAAAGTATCAACATGAAGCCGGCTACTACCGGCGAGACCGCGAACGGCATGTCAACGAGCCCGTTGAGAATCCGCCGGCCCCAGAACTGGTCGCGCACCAATACCCACGCGATGCAAAGTCCAAACAACGTGTTGATGACGGTCGCGCCGACGGCCATCATCAGAGTCAGCTTGAGGGAACTGAGCGCATCGACCGAGGTCAACTCGCGCCAAAACGCGCCAGCACCTTCCCCGAAAGCGCCCGAGATAATCGCCACCAGCGGAGCTACCAGCAACCCCGCGGCATACAACACGACAATCGCGATCAGCGCTACCTCGATGATCCTCGCGCGCGCGAAACCGAGAGCGTTATTGCCGGAAGCCCCTTCACCGCCAAGCCGCTGAGAACGCGGAGGCGGCGCCGAGCTTTTCGTCTGCGTAGCCTCTTTGTCTATTGTGCCTCTGCGGTGAAGGCTGTTCATATCAACCCGAGACATGACTTTCCTTGTTGCGGCCCTGAAGCCACTCGACAGTCACAATCAAAGTGAATGAGAGCACCAGCAGAAGGATTGACATCGCGCTGGCTCCGCGCTGGTTCTGCGACTCGATTTGCCCGAACACGTACACCGGCGCGGTGAGCGTGACTCCGGGAATATTCCCCGCGACTACGACGACCGAGCCAAACTCGCCGAGCGCTCGCGCGAAGCACAACAATGACCCTGTGATGATGGACGGTGCAATCGTCGGTAACACCACCCGCAGGAACGTCGTCCACTTTGACGCGCCGAGCGTGTAGGCTGCTTCTTCTTGTCCTTTTTCCAACTCCATCAACACGGGTTGCACGGCGCGAATGACAAACGGATAAGTGATGACCAGTAGCGCGAGCACTATTCCGGGGGTCGCGAAGATGACCTGAATGCCGTGCGCATTGAGCCACGCACCGACCGTGCGCTGCGGGCCGTAAAGCGCGACCAGCATCACTCCGGTCACTAGAGTTGGAATCGCAAACGGCATGTCGATGATTGCGTTGAGCAGGCCTTTTCCGGGAAACGGAAACCGAACCAGCACGTAAGCGGTGAGCGTGCCCATCACCGAGTTGATGATCGTGATGATAGCTGCAGTCATCAGCGTCAATTTTAGCGCGGCAAAAGCCGTGGCGTTTGTCACGTCGCCCCAAAACGCTGTAAGCCCGCCGGCGAACCCGTTCTGAACGATCGCAGTCAGAGGCAGCACTACCATGAAGCCGAGATAGACAAAAGCTGTGGCCCTCAGCCCCCACTTTCCCCAGGGCAATAGAGCGCGAGCCGAAGCGGCCGGCCTGGGAGTATTGAGATTTGCTTGCGCGCTACTCATCGCGACTTCTGAAGCTCCTCGGTGACCTTCGAATAGACGCCTTGCGGTCCGTATATCTCGTCGATCACTCTTGTCCACCCGCCCAGATAGTCTATTTTCCAAAGATCTTGGACAGCCGGGAATTGAGCACTGACTTCTTGAGCAACGGTTTGATCGACGGGCCTCAAGCCAAATTTTGCGTACGCACGCTGCGCCTCCGGCGTCCAAAGGAATTGAACAAAAGCTTCGGCGACTTCGCGCGCGCCGTGATTATCGACATTCTTGTCAACGAGCGCGACCGGGTTCTCGATCAAAATAACCGAATGTGGGACCACATAGTCGTAGGTCTGCCCCGCCTGTCGCCCAACGAGGACCTCGTTCTCGTATGTGATCGCAGCGTCGCCGATGCCCTTCTCGAAGTTGGTGATTGACTCGCGCGCGCCTTTATCCATGATCGAAACGTTTCGAAGAATGCTCTTGAGGAACTCGGATGCAGCAGCCTTGTCGTCCTTGGC
This DNA window, taken from Acidobacteriota bacterium, encodes the following:
- the nth gene encoding endonuclease III; amino-acid sequence: MASKQEKEHARKIISRLKKAYPDAKCSLNHSNPLELLIATILSAQCTDLRVNIVTADLFRKYRSCADYLKVPTSELQDDVRTTGFFRNKTKSIQGVCRVLSEKGDRVPETIEELLELPGVARKTANVVLGNAFGIASGIVVDTHVSRLSQRLGLTTNKQPEKIERDLVEIVPKKDWIDFSHLLIYHGRQICKARKPLCEKCVLEKYCPSSRLKTGKEPA
- a CDS encoding BrnT family toxin, whose translation is MRFEWDERKRQSNLEKHGVDFADLDPIFAGDTVTVLDDRFDYGEHRFVTFALLQGVVLAIAHTETDEVIRYISA
- a CDS encoding DUF3303 family protein; translated protein: MKYMISWFERPQGSPAEYENAQKRILEVFGQWKAPAGFKIELFVVRVGEWGGHVLVDCDDPLAVHKFCSTYPAFEFQARPVIAVEDAVRVELEAIAWRDGLKRS
- a CDS encoding DUF1801 domain-containing protein; the encoded protein is MKSQPKAAGKAASKLISERIAELGDWRGDTLARMRALIREADPDVVEEWKWMGTPIWSHDGGICTGESYKSIVKLTFFKGASLKDPAKLFNSSLDGNARRAIDIHEGEEIDANAFKALIRAAVALNTSGGKK
- a CDS encoding ATP-binding cassette domain-containing protein, whose product is MSIVLEEISKRYGNQWVVDNVSLEVADKELFVLLGSSGSGKSTVLRMIAGLNQPTSGRILLHGTDVTHLPPQKRGAGFVFQNYSIFRHMTVAENIEFGLRIRKTPREERTRRREQLLELVGLAGMGGRYAHQLSGGQQQRVALARALVYEPNVLLLDEPFGALDVKIRSQLRRSLKEIQQRLGVATILVTHDQEEAFELADRIGVLERGRLLEVGASEALYARPRSLFAATFLGAGTVLVGRAEQGQARFGSLTLPIPVESPHDEGARVQLLFRPEQVVLDSDVSPPEAPVVGKGTIIEESFAGPLRRVRVRLPRPAGTRQLAPPPPFGEECLLIDATLPSEVQVNGKEVWVGVRAWTILDQPDAHLLACDPGEGSTAPLAITRLLAERLRGSITVLAVAEDPDKAEALRAKLTERVKAESLAEAALRVRFGNAAEQIAAEQAASLYEMLVMTARARSRPSRIPVLEARAMARQLGETLMTVLRHADIPVLIAKGERTRLDRVLICTAAGEPGKSDVRVGGRLARRVGAKVTLLYVARESGEVTPLARSHLDRAAATLKAIDVECEVRIRSAATPIAGILAEAAAGDHDLIVIGAHGPGSRSRFKLNDVMLQVVATVQRHVLVVPPDRV
- the panC gene encoding pantoate--beta-alanine ligase is translated as MPAGSLSGIQIIDRTGITPDASIGSQVLMEIINRIPRMVSTSRELRSKGTRIGLVPTRGALHEGHLSLMSRARELCEAVIVSICLDPRSDEGSDEGSEEPRVDLARDAELAFTRGVDLIFAAAAEDMFAQGFSTFVTVEGLSEKLEGARLPGHFREATTVVNKLLNIVHPHFAFFGRKDAQQVVIVKRMVRELAMDVEIVVCPTVREEDGLALSPMNVNLSTEERKAAIVLRRALERCQSLCNGGERDAARLVASMRSMIEAEPLARIDYVGITDTERLDPVDTISAVSPTLVSLAGYIGATRLTDNIVLNGEL
- the cysT gene encoding sulfate ABC transporter permease subunit CysT, whose protein sequence is MSSAQANLNTPRPAASARALLPWGKWGLRATAFVYLGFMVVLPLTAIVQNGFAGGLTAFWGDVTNATAFAALKLTLMTAAIITIINSVMGTLTAYVLVRFPFPGKGLLNAIIDMPFAIPTLVTGVMLVALYGPQRTVGAWLNAHGIQVIFATPGIVLALLVITYPFVIRAVQPVLMELEKGQEEAAYTLGASKWTTFLRVVLPTIAPSIITGSLLCFARALGEFGSVVVVAGNIPGVTLTAPVYVFGQIESQNQRGASAMSILLLVLSFTLIVTVEWLQGRNKESHVSG
- a CDS encoding BrnA antitoxin family protein, with translation MRKKATTKKLGSDFKRLSAMTDDEIDTRDIPQVTPEQFARAIVRRGLESVPPKAQLTIRVDLEVLDWFRKQGRGYQTRINALLRAYMEAHKKDVA
- a CDS encoding sulfate ABC transporter permease subunit, coding for MNSLHRRGTIDKEATQTKSSAPPPRSQRLGGEGASGNNALGFARARIIEVALIAIVVLYAAGLLVAPLVAIISGAFGEGAGAFWRELTSVDALSSLKLTLMMAVGATVINTLFGLCIAWVLVRDQFWGRRILNGLVDMPFAVSPVVAGFMLILLFGRTGWLTPLTDALGIKVVFALPGILLATIFISLPFVIREVAPVLSQVSLDQEDAALTIGASRLQTFWHVTVPAIRWGLLYGVSLTFARAVGEIGAVLVVSGGVSRLTETSTLFIYRSLDDRNYVGANAMAVLLAAISFVILMGIEFLKKRTEHTRIL
- a CDS encoding porin, yielding MNFDRKPSLFHLLLAIFALLVPLASAQAQANKSEAPAVSNQKPEQQSDTSGASEMEQLKSQVKQLQALIEQQQRALATIQKRLDETDGKARAAAAVSSTGLDGTVGVSADLRTASLQAGQAPKDAPAASQAKAQDKPAVVAGWDRNHAFLRSADSSFETYIGGYAQLDGRAYQSGDHPPNTFLIRRARLAAEGKVARYFDFKLEGDFADTSGTLLRDFYVNIHRIDEFQLRFGQFRVPISQEEIRTDSFQDFVERSMVNNLVPSRSPGLMAWGTLNWTKDEIIQTGEFEYYIGAFNGKGLLANNNNGTPETAIRLRFAPWRNGKGFISKGFIFGGAFTQGRSLGGTSVRGQTESRSFSFFTPDTINGKYIRANGEMTWLLGPAVIRAEYDQTNQRRDNLGVAGRNLPGVVAKGYTAQFTYMLTGEDKPEAGTLTPKHNLFSDGKGLHRFGAWELKFRYANLQIADSTAKSNRAESFYFGPNWYMNRYVRYMLDIGFERFKDPARSPKPGDRNFFVVLSRVQVAF
- a CDS encoding Fe-S cluster assembly protein HesB translates to MKLSIPIPLTFNFKRTAISHGWYDLPPFELDKSNWTLSRVIDLGKARPLTVAISEGRRAVKVNLGRSVGLRAIEKITRDVRHMLRLDDDMTRFYDAVARDPDFSWIANSGAGRMLRAPTVFEDLVKMICTTNCSWALTDKMINGLVAALGRESNDGRRAFPTPEAMASATEAFYREEVRAGYRAPYLKELAERVVGGDIDAESWLTSELATAELKREIKRVKGVGDYAAENILKLVGRYDGLALDSWVRGKFARIRNGARKTSDQKIERYYSRFDEWRGLALWCDMTRDWLEDDERPLKW